One Erysipelothrix amsterdamensis DNA window includes the following coding sequences:
- a CDS encoding S41 family peptidase: protein MISLKDKNKKVSIKLERHRWPDEIAKDQQKRRKAFKIVIVIIVAFLLGTQFNKISNLAAGPTDAHVGVERFERVYRDLLASWYFKTDMEQPESEMIDNAIKGMLEKNGDQHTSYMTQEEMNNLNESINMNFDGIGVQYYAGNGANIITRVFKGSPAEGAGLLAGDVLSKVDGVEIKTVDREKIQELIMGKEGTPVKVEVLRDQKPIEFDIKRGKINALVWGEIRDGVGYIEISSFGKNLADATKLYLDEFLEQGVDKLVIDLRDNGGGYLQAIEDIARIFFDNDEVVYKEDFMNNSEKVYKVSDSEKDQYPFKDIAVLINEKSASASEVLTLALQENRGVQVVGVNSYGKGTVQTQHEYNDKSALKVTIAKWNSPKGNNIHGTGIKPDVEVKLPAIFYTNFVVLDDSKEIHVDTVHEAVVYTQNALKFLGYHNGRTDGYYDTKTSEALMKYKADLNLETNDTIDHSIQEQLYSSVVSEWSSNRNARDVQLQKAIEVVKNGK, encoded by the coding sequence GTGATTTCATTGAAAGATAAAAATAAAAAAGTAAGTATAAAACTCGAACGTCATCGATGGCCTGATGAAATAGCAAAAGACCAACAAAAACGACGTAAGGCTTTTAAAATAGTAATTGTAATTATTGTTGCATTTTTACTTGGTACTCAATTTAATAAAATTTCAAACTTAGCTGCAGGCCCAACGGACGCACATGTCGGCGTGGAGCGTTTTGAACGTGTCTATCGTGATTTACTCGCAAGTTGGTACTTTAAAACAGATATGGAACAACCAGAATCTGAAATGATTGATAATGCGATAAAAGGAATGCTTGAGAAGAATGGGGATCAACATACCTCTTACATGACTCAAGAAGAAATGAATAATTTAAATGAATCTATAAATATGAATTTTGATGGTATCGGTGTTCAATACTACGCAGGTAATGGTGCCAACATTATCACACGTGTATTTAAAGGGTCACCTGCAGAGGGGGCTGGACTTTTAGCTGGAGATGTTCTCTCTAAAGTTGATGGTGTGGAAATAAAAACCGTTGATCGTGAAAAGATTCAAGAATTAATCATGGGAAAAGAAGGAACACCGGTTAAAGTAGAAGTCTTGCGTGATCAAAAACCGATAGAATTTGATATTAAGCGTGGAAAAATTAATGCGCTTGTATGGGGAGAAATTCGTGATGGCGTCGGCTATATCGAAATATCTTCATTTGGGAAAAATCTTGCGGATGCAACCAAACTCTATCTTGATGAATTTTTAGAACAAGGTGTGGATAAGTTAGTGATTGATTTACGTGATAACGGTGGCGGGTATCTACAAGCCATTGAAGATATTGCGCGTATTTTCTTCGATAACGATGAAGTTGTCTATAAAGAAGATTTTATGAACAATTCTGAAAAAGTTTATAAAGTATCAGATAGTGAGAAAGATCAATATCCATTCAAAGATATCGCGGTGCTTATTAATGAGAAATCAGCGAGTGCTTCAGAAGTGTTAACGCTCGCGCTTCAAGAAAATCGTGGCGTTCAGGTTGTCGGGGTTAATTCTTATGGAAAAGGCACAGTTCAAACACAGCACGAATACAATGACAAAAGCGCGCTCAAGGTTACAATTGCGAAGTGGAATTCACCAAAGGGAAATAATATTCACGGTACAGGCATTAAGCCGGATGTAGAAGTGAAGCTGCCTGCAATTTTCTATACAAACTTTGTAGTGTTAGATGATTCCAAAGAAATTCACGTAGATACAGTCCATGAAGCGGTTGTCTACACTCAAAATGCATTAAAATTTTTAGGATATCATAATGGTCGAACAGACGGATATTATGATACCAAAACATCAGAAGCATTGATGAAATATAAAGCAGATCTTAATTTGGAAACGAATGATACAATTGATCATAGTATCCAAGAACAGTTATACAGTTCTGTAGTTTCAGAATGGTCTAGTAATCGCAATGCTCGAGATGTTCAGTTACAAAAAGCAATTGAGGTTGTGAAGAATGGCAAATAA
- a CDS encoding TIGR00730 family Rossman fold protein, protein MKRIAVFCGSKMPELPIYREEAVRLAKYFSSNDIQLIYGGAKVGIMGLIADTMLDNGGYVIGVMPRVLADKEILHEGISEAILVKYMHERKATMMEMADGFIAFPGGCGTMEEIFEVITWNQIGIHHKPYGFLNVDHYYDGIKMYLDNAERVGFSTKEQIDHIIFESRFDDFIHKMESHFPKK, encoded by the coding sequence ATGAAACGAATTGCAGTTTTTTGCGGATCAAAAATGCCAGAATTACCCATTTATCGCGAGGAAGCTGTTAGACTCGCTAAATATTTTTCAAGTAACGATATTCAGCTTATTTATGGCGGTGCAAAGGTCGGAATTATGGGGCTTATTGCAGATACAATGCTCGATAACGGAGGCTATGTTATCGGTGTGATGCCAAGAGTTCTTGCGGATAAAGAAATTCTCCATGAAGGAATCTCAGAAGCAATACTTGTAAAGTATATGCATGAGCGTAAAGCGACTATGATGGAGATGGCAGATGGATTTATCGCTTTTCCTGGCGGATGTGGCACGATGGAAGAAATCTTTGAAGTAATAACATGGAATCAGATTGGGATTCATCATAAACCCTATGGATTCTTAAATGTGGACCATTACTATGATGGTATTAAAATGTATCTAGATAATGCCGAACGTGTTGGTTTTTCTACTAAAGAACAGATTGACCACATTATTTTCGAATCGCGTTTTGATGATTTTATCCATAAAATGGAATCTCACTTTCCGAAGAAGTAA
- a CDS encoding murein hydrolase activator EnvC family protein, producing MKKIIKNGLCIFLALFVLGGTLTPALSTTVFAVSSETTKEQEERRAQIEENKKKLSALEGSQKDIKANLTEEMKNLSGYKEQISSLDAKIKEIEGEIRVSEAQIVQLQKSIDDRQAKIEETDVKVKSYMLNAQSATRVNGYFEFMMTGEDFSQIVRRFEVLSSIKRYNEELVRSIYKIKLELEADKKLQEVEREEIKLHKEDIELQKETAKIYEKHVEEIVKELQKQEAELQDELDEIKYVNAGHESQIKALAEQLANELAQEQNNNNSGSEGSNGGESSGESSGNGSTGGESSGGGSTGGGSTGGGSTGGGSTSGFSLPLDPGVYRVGNSVWAYEWGSPHMGVDLEVYYGNNARSVGTGMVVATNSGCSEGNWNCGGGYGNYISYLVHVNGQNYGILFAHLSAVYVSEGQIVHPGSVLGLTGNTGASTGPHLHVETINMGGGSIYDAWSLWAENSTMNFGTGSASSGGRRCDQGYGVPCRLHPQSTLGLY from the coding sequence ATGAAAAAAATAATCAAAAATGGACTGTGTATATTTCTTGCCTTGTTTGTACTTGGTGGAACGCTAACACCTGCTCTTAGTACAACGGTGTTTGCTGTGTCATCAGAGACGACAAAAGAACAAGAAGAACGACGCGCACAAATTGAAGAAAACAAGAAAAAATTAAGTGCGCTTGAAGGATCTCAAAAGGATATTAAGGCAAACTTAACTGAGGAAATGAAAAATCTTAGTGGATATAAAGAACAAATTTCTAGTCTCGATGCGAAAATCAAAGAAATTGAAGGAGAAATCCGTGTTTCAGAGGCACAAATCGTGCAACTGCAAAAATCTATTGATGATCGCCAAGCAAAAATTGAGGAGACTGACGTTAAGGTTAAGTCCTATATGCTTAATGCGCAATCCGCAACGCGTGTTAATGGTTACTTCGAATTTATGATGACTGGCGAAGATTTTTCGCAAATCGTTCGACGATTTGAAGTGTTAAGTTCAATCAAACGTTATAATGAAGAACTAGTACGATCAATTTACAAGATTAAACTTGAACTTGAGGCTGATAAAAAACTTCAAGAAGTTGAACGCGAAGAAATTAAACTCCACAAAGAAGATATTGAACTTCAAAAAGAAACTGCAAAAATATATGAGAAACATGTTGAGGAAATTGTAAAAGAACTTCAAAAACAAGAAGCAGAGTTACAAGATGAACTTGATGAAATAAAATATGTTAATGCGGGTCATGAAAGTCAAATTAAAGCATTAGCTGAACAGCTCGCAAATGAACTTGCGCAAGAACAAAACAATAATAATTCAGGTTCAGAGGGTTCAAATGGTGGCGAGTCATCGGGAGAATCTTCAGGAAACGGTTCTACGGGTGGTGAATCGAGTGGAGGAGGTTCTACAGGCGGTGGTTCTACAGGTGGTGGATCTACAGGTGGTGGTTCAACCAGTGGTTTTTCACTTCCTTTAGACCCCGGAGTTTATCGTGTTGGAAATAGTGTTTGGGCTTATGAATGGGGTTCACCTCATATGGGTGTAGACTTAGAGGTCTATTACGGTAACAATGCTCGATCTGTAGGAACCGGAATGGTTGTTGCTACAAATTCAGGGTGTTCTGAAGGTAATTGGAACTGTGGTGGAGGGTATGGAAACTATATCTCTTACCTGGTTCATGTTAACGGTCAAAATTACGGAATTCTATTTGCCCACTTGAGTGCTGTATACGTTTCGGAAGGACAGATTGTTCATCCAGGTTCAGTCCTTGGATTAACAGGGAATACGGGAGCGTCAACAGGACCTCACTTACATGTGGAAACAATTAATATGGGTGGTGGATCCATTTATGATGCCTGGAGTCTATGGGCTGAGAACAGTACTATGAACTTTGGAACGGGTTCCGCAAGCAGTGGTGGTCGAAGATGTGATCAAGGATATGGTGTACCATGTCGCTTACATCCGCAATCAACACTAGGACTTTACTAA
- a CDS encoding murein hydrolase activator EnvC family protein: MKKIFRNVIIILVVVLMLAGVLAPVFVTVPIYAEDIESLENSIAEREKELEAQKSKQANIKEQLSEEVAKLDDYRQQIKNLEAEIESMKTAIATSEEEIKRLQASIEERAKKIKETEEKVKGYMVNAQSSTRVNGYFEFVMGAEDFAEMVRRLEGMGAIKRYNEDLIREMNEIKAELEADKAKQEEEKQAIVLRKEASELQKEEAKLLEERVRAVISELHQKEKEAQEQIASINDKNKEDEEKIKQMQIPSTPGTGGNGFTLPLPSGSFDVTADVWHYPAEYGGSAHAGVDLGVNQGTSVFAVGNGLIVSTNSGCYQGNWSCGGGYGNYISYIVNVGGHNYGILVAHLSSVSVSRNQVVSAGSLIGYSGNTGASTGPHLHVETIDMGPGTVLDAWNRWNGDPQFGTGPASYGGRRCDQGYGVPCRLYPRQTLGI; encoded by the coding sequence ATGAAAAAAATTTTCAGAAATGTTATAATCATATTAGTAGTTGTATTAATGCTTGCTGGGGTGTTGGCACCTGTTTTTGTAACGGTCCCAATTTACGCTGAAGATATTGAATCGCTTGAAAATTCAATTGCCGAACGTGAAAAAGAGCTCGAGGCGCAAAAGTCGAAACAGGCTAATATTAAAGAACAACTTTCTGAAGAAGTCGCTAAGTTGGACGATTATCGCCAACAAATCAAAAATCTAGAAGCTGAAATTGAGTCTATGAAGACAGCAATCGCAACTTCTGAAGAAGAAATTAAACGCCTTCAAGCAAGTATTGAAGAAAGAGCAAAAAAGATTAAAGAAACGGAAGAAAAGGTTAAGGGCTATATGGTCAATGCCCAATCTTCTACCCGTGTAAATGGATACTTTGAATTTGTAATGGGTGCTGAAGACTTTGCTGAGATGGTTCGTCGTCTCGAAGGTATGGGAGCCATCAAACGTTATAATGAAGATTTAATTCGTGAAATGAATGAAATAAAAGCTGAGTTAGAAGCGGATAAAGCAAAACAAGAAGAAGAAAAACAAGCAATTGTACTTCGCAAGGAAGCTTCGGAACTACAAAAGGAAGAAGCGAAACTTCTTGAAGAACGTGTTCGTGCTGTTATTTCTGAACTTCACCAAAAAGAAAAAGAAGCTCAGGAACAAATCGCAAGCATCAATGATAAGAATAAAGAAGATGAAGAAAAGATTAAACAAATGCAAATTCCATCTACGCCTGGAACAGGCGGTAATGGGTTTACACTTCCGCTTCCTTCAGGTTCATTTGACGTAACGGCTGATGTTTGGCATTATCCTGCTGAATATGGTGGCAGTGCTCATGCTGGTGTTGACTTAGGTGTTAATCAGGGGACATCGGTATTTGCGGTTGGTAATGGACTTATTGTTTCAACCAATTCCGGATGTTATCAAGGTAACTGGAGTTGTGGTGGTGGATATGGAAACTACATTTCTTATATTGTAAATGTAGGGGGACATAACTACGGTATTCTTGTGGCCCATCTATCGAGCGTATCTGTATCACGAAATCAAGTTGTTTCCGCTGGAAGTCTAATTGGATATTCTGGAAACACAGGTGCTTCAACTGGACCACATCTTCATGTTGAGACCATTGACATGGGACCTGGAACAGTTCTAGATGCTTGGAATCGCTGGAATGGTGACCCTCAATTTGGAACAGGACCGGCCTCTTATGGTGGTCGACGTTGTGATCAAGGCTATGGTGTACCATGCCGACTTTATCCACGTCAAACATTAGGAATTTAA
- the ftsX gene encoding permease-like cell division protein FtsX, protein MGRVWRHIKDGITGVTRHFALSLSSISSVTVTLLLMSIFLFLSVNISTITRSMEQSVQIHAQISNDFEEKSQINEIQKQIEQLPEVLDVKFSSKENELDAFIRANDSEDAESLYGGYRGENNPMLNAFLINAKSGDEIKDLSNKIAKIEGVYKTSYGGSGTTDFLGMLEQVRNVGFIIVVTLAVIAVFLISNTIRVSIHSRRREISIMRTVGATNWYIRWPFIIEGMVIGLLGAIIPIVISIFGYQYLYQATGGILISQMFKLVAVYPLSLQISGILALIGIVVGALGSLFSVGKFLRWSR, encoded by the coding sequence ATGGGTAGAGTCTGGCGTCATATCAAAGATGGTATTACAGGTGTTACACGACACTTTGCATTATCACTATCAAGTATTTCATCAGTTACTGTGACACTGTTATTAATGTCTATATTTCTATTTTTAAGTGTAAATATTAGTACAATCACAAGATCAATGGAGCAAAGTGTTCAAATTCATGCTCAGATTTCAAATGATTTTGAAGAAAAGTCACAGATTAATGAGATTCAAAAACAGATTGAACAATTACCCGAAGTTTTAGATGTTAAGTTCTCTTCAAAAGAAAATGAACTGGATGCATTTATTAGAGCCAATGATTCAGAAGATGCAGAAAGCCTTTATGGTGGGTATCGTGGTGAAAACAATCCGATGTTAAATGCCTTTTTGATCAATGCAAAATCAGGTGATGAAATTAAAGATTTATCAAATAAAATTGCGAAAATCGAAGGTGTATACAAAACAAGTTACGGTGGAAGTGGAACGACTGATTTCCTTGGTATGCTTGAACAAGTTCGAAATGTTGGATTTATTATCGTAGTCACACTTGCTGTGATTGCAGTATTTTTAATTTCAAATACGATTCGTGTATCAATTCATTCACGTCGTCGTGAAATTAGTATTATGAGAACGGTCGGAGCAACCAATTGGTACATCCGTTGGCCGTTTATCATCGAGGGGATGGTAATTGGATTATTGGGAGCAATAATTCCAATTGTTATATCGATATTTGGATATCAATACTTATATCAAGCAACAGGCGGTATTCTAATTTCGCAAATGTTTAAATTGGTTGCGGTCTATCCATTATCACTACAAATCTCAGGGATTCTCGCTTTAATTGGAATCGTTGTAGGAGCATTGGGAAGTCTCTTCTCAGTAGGTAAATTCTTAAGGTGGTCACGATGA
- the ftsE gene encoding cell division ATP-binding protein FtsE, with protein sequence MLYFENVSKQYKNGVNALYNINLGIEQGEFVYIIGPTGSGKSTMIRLLNGEEIPTKGTVKVGKFNVGKLKHSKVPLYRRHIGVVFQDFKLLERKTVFENIAFALEVVNTPRVELRKRVREVLRLVDLTEKANAYPNELSGGQQQRVAIGRAIANRPKVLICDEPTGNLDPDKSTEIIHLLERINQEEATTVVMVTHDVEIVNKNKKRTIALDEGHLVADLTAGGYINHG encoded by the coding sequence ATGTTATATTTCGAAAATGTATCAAAACAGTATAAAAACGGTGTTAACGCGCTCTATAATATTAATCTTGGAATTGAACAAGGCGAATTTGTTTATATTATTGGACCAACAGGTTCAGGGAAATCAACGATGATTCGTCTTTTAAATGGTGAAGAAATACCTACGAAAGGGACCGTAAAAGTTGGGAAATTTAATGTAGGTAAATTAAAACACTCGAAAGTGCCGTTGTATCGACGACATATCGGAGTAGTATTTCAGGACTTTAAATTATTAGAACGTAAAACAGTATTTGAAAATATTGCTTTTGCACTTGAAGTTGTAAACACGCCACGCGTTGAATTGCGTAAGCGCGTACGAGAAGTTTTAAGACTTGTTGATTTAACTGAAAAAGCAAATGCGTATCCAAATGAATTATCAGGAGGTCAACAACAACGTGTTGCCATTGGCCGAGCTATTGCAAATAGACCTAAGGTTTTAATTTGTGATGAGCCTACAGGAAATCTTGATCCAGATAAATCCACGGAAATTATTCATTTATTAGAACGTATTAATCAAGAAGAAGCAACAACAGTCGTAATGGTCACACACGATGTTGAAATTGTTAATAAAAATAAAAAACGTACAATTGCTTTAGATGAAGGTCACTTAGTGGCTGATTTGACTGCGGGAGGATATATCAACCATGGGTAG
- a CDS encoding YitT family protein produces MDRIKEHLSDLLFLLLGNFVLAVAVTFFILPNNILSGGVSGVSVALYPFLGIEKELMINIIYASSFLLGLVFLGKRFAIKTLASTILSPLLINILSSVGYAPEVDPILASIFGGALMGVGLGLTFRTGASTGGMDIPPLILSKYTGIKVSVWIALIDTITVLLGLKSYGLNNVLIGFLSIFTSAIAIDKIQMISGEQAKQVFIITNEVNEVLNRIHTMIDRGSTRIPATGGYTNESREIILTVLMKDQYVELERLVKEVDPNAFLIVSDATEVHGKGFMKASIT; encoded by the coding sequence ATGGATCGTATAAAAGAACATTTAAGCGACTTGCTATTTTTACTTCTAGGAAACTTTGTACTCGCGGTAGCAGTAACGTTTTTTATACTACCCAATAATATTCTTTCTGGGGGCGTATCGGGAGTATCCGTTGCGCTTTACCCATTTTTAGGGATTGAAAAAGAATTGATGATTAATATTATATATGCATCGTCGTTTTTATTAGGGTTGGTTTTCTTAGGTAAGCGATTTGCGATTAAAACGCTAGCGAGCACAATATTATCCCCGCTGTTAATTAATATTCTATCATCTGTTGGTTATGCACCAGAAGTAGACCCAATTCTTGCCTCTATTTTTGGAGGAGCACTCATGGGAGTTGGATTAGGATTAACATTTAGAACGGGCGCAAGTACTGGTGGTATGGATATTCCACCATTAATTCTATCGAAATATACAGGAATCAAGGTTTCTGTATGGATTGCACTCATTGATACCATTACAGTTCTTTTGGGACTTAAAAGTTATGGCTTAAATAATGTTTTAATTGGATTTTTATCAATATTTACCTCAGCAATAGCGATTGATAAGATTCAGATGATTTCTGGTGAACAAGCTAAACAAGTGTTTATCATAACAAATGAGGTTAATGAAGTTTTAAATCGAATTCATACTATGATTGATCGGGGATCAACACGTATTCCTGCAACAGGTGGTTATACAAATGAATCTCGAGAAATTATTTTAACAGTATTAATGAAAGACCAATATGTTGAACTCGAACGTCTAGTTAAAGAGGTTGACCCAAATGCATTTTTGATTGTGTCAGATGCAACAGAAGTTCATGGAAAAGGTTTTATGAAGGCTTCAATCACATAG
- the prfB gene encoding peptide chain release factor 2 (programmed frameshift) produces the protein MELFEIAQIVDSTTSDLKALGDSLDLAQKEAKIKELESEMVEDGFWDDHRHSSQHIQKLNQLKKVVETHHDLLERLMSCSDSILLLKEEADEEFQNSLEVEVKEIQKEMESFSVLVLLSHDYDQKNAIVEIHPGAGGTESQDFAEMLYRMYTRWAQDHGFKISVLNYLDGDEAGLKSVSFSVSGMFAYGYLKAEKGVHRLVRISPFDSSGRRHTSFASVDVAPEFDNSIEITILPEDIDVDTMRATGAGGQHVNKTDSAVRITHKKTGIVVTCQAGRSQLQNREEALMMLKSKLYQREIEEKQAQLAAIKGEHKLIEWGSQIRSYVAHPYTMVKDHRTKFETSQYGDVLDGDIDDFIEAFLKMNVGV, from the exons ATGGAATTATTTGAAATAGCACAGATTGTTGACTCAACAACATCTGATTTGAAAGCACTTGGTGATTCACTT GACTTAGCTCAAAAAGAAGCTAAAATCAAAGAACTCGAATCAGAAATGGTTGAAGACGGTTTTTGGGATGACCATAGACACAGTTCACAACACATTCAAAAGCTGAATCAATTAAAAAAAGTCGTTGAAACACATCACGATTTACTCGAACGATTGATGTCATGCTCTGACAGTATTCTTTTATTAAAAGAAGAAGCGGATGAGGAGTTTCAGAACTCACTAGAAGTAGAAGTTAAAGAAATCCAAAAAGAAATGGAATCTTTCTCAGTACTTGTACTTCTAAGTCATGATTATGATCAAAAAAATGCAATTGTTGAAATTCATCCGGGTGCCGGAGGAACAGAGAGCCAAGATTTCGCAGAAATGCTTTATCGTATGTACACACGATGGGCGCAAGATCATGGTTTTAAAATCAGTGTTCTTAACTATCTTGATGGTGACGAGGCCGGATTAAAATCTGTTTCCTTTTCAGTATCGGGTATGTTTGCCTACGGTTATTTAAAAGCAGAGAAAGGTGTTCATCGTCTTGTTAGAATCAGTCCTTTCGATTCATCAGGACGACGTCACACTTCCTTTGCATCTGTAGATGTAGCACCTGAATTTGACAACAGTATTGAAATTACAATTTTACCGGAAGACATCGATGTCGATACGATGCGTGCTACCGGTGCTGGGGGTCAACATGTTAATAAGACAGACTCTGCAGTACGGATAACACACAAAAAAACAGGTATCGTAGTAACTTGTCAAGCAGGAAGAAGTCAACTTCAAAATAGAGAAGAAGCATTAATGATGCTGAAAAGTAAGTTGTACCAACGAGAAATCGAAGAAAAGCAAGCACAGCTTGCAGCAATAAAAGGTGAACATAAGTTAATCGAATGGGGTTCTCAAATTCGTTCTTATGTAGCTCACCCTTATACAATGGTTAAAGATCATCGCACTAAATTTGAAACAAGCCAATATGGTGACGTATTAGATGGTGACATTGATGATTTTATTGAAGCATTTTTGAAAATGAATGTAGGAGTATAG
- the secA gene encoding preprotein translocase subunit SecA: protein MAGFLSNLFSGDRKILNEIEKIAHEIDALAEETRALSDEALKEKTNEFKNRIAQGETLDDLLVEAYAVSREAAYRVIGEFPYVVQLMGAIILHRGDIAEMKTGEGKTLTAIMPTYLNALEGKGVHVITVNEYLAQRDAEWMGEIHRFLGLTVGINVRALSPSGKREVYECDITYTTNSEVGFDYLRDNMVTKVEQRVLRPLNYALVDEVDSILIDESRTPLIISGGARDGAKLYESSDKFAKKLSEGSDYVIDVKSKTVQLTEAGVEKAERTFKVDNLYDLDNTSLVHHINNALKANYIMLNDIEYVVQNNEVVIVDQFTGRLMEGREYSDGLHQALCAKEGVTIKQETVTLATVTYQNFFRLYNKLSGMTGTAKTEEEEFLEIYNMRVLEVPTNRPIAREDLPDLVYGTRKAKFEALIETVRELNEKGQPVLVGTVAVETSEYLSMMMKQRKIKHEVLNAKNHAREAQIIEKAGRKGSVTIATNMAGRGTDIKLDEESRALGGLAVLGSERHESRRIDNQLRGRSGRQGDPGMSRFFVSFEDDLMLRHGSERFENVYSQLGDVAIENKVITKQISAAQRRVEGVNFDIRKTLLDYDDVLRQQREIIYEQRDYVLENEDVHGIIKEMYKRVVSDTIASYTNLESRDFSIDKEGLVEALDKLGLIDDSFDQASLDNASQEEIQTIITDAAWEKYEIKITDVQDQFTRVEKEVVLNMIDRSWVDHIDAMSKLREGIHLRSYAQDKPLQAYVTEGFEMFEEMLGQIAQDIVMFCVNVKIEYRQ, encoded by the coding sequence ATGGCTGGATTTTTAAGTAATCTTTTTAGTGGCGATCGTAAGATTTTAAATGAAATTGAAAAAATTGCACATGAAATTGATGCGTTGGCAGAAGAGACGCGTGCTCTATCTGATGAAGCGTTAAAAGAAAAAACTAATGAATTTAAAAACCGTATTGCTCAAGGGGAAACTTTAGATGATCTTCTTGTGGAGGCTTATGCTGTTTCACGTGAGGCAGCTTACCGAGTTATTGGTGAATTCCCATATGTTGTTCAGCTTATGGGGGCTATAATTCTTCACCGCGGTGATATCGCGGAAATGAAGACTGGAGAAGGTAAAACATTAACAGCAATCATGCCTACTTACCTTAATGCATTAGAGGGTAAGGGAGTTCATGTTATTACAGTTAATGAGTATCTTGCTCAACGTGATGCGGAATGGATGGGAGAAATCCATCGTTTCTTAGGACTTACAGTCGGTATAAACGTACGTGCTTTATCACCTTCAGGTAAACGCGAAGTATATGAATGTGATATTACATATACAACAAACTCAGAAGTTGGTTTTGACTATCTTCGAGACAACATGGTTACTAAGGTTGAACAACGTGTATTGCGTCCTTTAAACTATGCACTTGTTGATGAGGTTGACTCGATTCTGATTGATGAGTCACGTACACCATTAATTATTTCGGGTGGAGCGCGTGATGGTGCTAAATTGTATGAATCATCGGATAAATTCGCAAAAAAATTAAGCGAAGGTTCAGACTATGTTATTGATGTGAAGTCAAAAACTGTTCAACTCACAGAAGCAGGTGTTGAAAAAGCTGAGCGCACTTTCAAAGTAGATAATCTATATGATCTTGATAATACCTCTTTGGTGCATCACATTAATAATGCATTAAAAGCTAACTACATTATGCTCAATGATATCGAGTATGTTGTACAAAATAACGAAGTTGTTATTGTTGACCAATTCACAGGACGATTGATGGAAGGTCGTGAGTATTCTGACGGACTACACCAAGCTTTATGTGCTAAAGAAGGCGTAACAATTAAACAAGAAACGGTTACACTGGCAACAGTTACTTACCAAAATTTCTTTAGACTATATAATAAACTATCCGGGATGACCGGTACTGCGAAAACTGAGGAAGAAGAATTCTTAGAAATCTATAACATGCGCGTTCTGGAAGTTCCAACAAACCGTCCAATCGCACGTGAAGATTTACCAGACCTCGTTTATGGTACACGTAAGGCAAAATTTGAAGCACTTATTGAAACTGTTCGTGAACTCAACGAAAAAGGCCAACCAGTTCTTGTAGGTACTGTTGCGGTTGAAACATCAGAATACTTAAGTATGATGATGAAGCAACGCAAGATTAAACATGAAGTATTAAATGCGAAAAACCATGCTCGTGAAGCTCAAATTATTGAGAAGGCAGGACGTAAAGGTTCTGTAACAATCGCGACCAACATGGCTGGGCGTGGTACTGATATTAAACTTGATGAAGAATCAAGAGCTCTTGGAGGACTTGCGGTTTTAGGTAGTGAACGCCATGAGTCACGTCGTATTGATAACCAGCTCCGTGGACGTTCAGGTCGTCAAGGAGACCCAGGGATGTCACGTTTCTTCGTTTCGTTTGAAGATGATTTAATGTTACGTCATGGTAGTGAACGTTTTGAAAATGTTTATAGCCAACTTGGGGATGTGGCAATTGAAAATAAAGTAATAACAAAACAAATTAGTGCTGCTCAACGCCGCGTTGAAGGAGTGAACTTTGATATCCGTAAAACACTTCTTGATTACGATGATGTGTTACGTCAACAACGTGAAATCATTTATGAACAACGTGATTATGTATTAGAAAACGAAGATGTTCATGGAATCATTAAAGAGATGTATAAGCGAGTTGTTTCAGATACAATCGCATCATATACAAATCTAGAATCAAGAGATTTCTCAATTGATAAAGAAGGACTTGTAGAAGCGTTGGATAAGCTGGGCTTAATCGATGACTCATTTGACCAAGCGTCTCTAGATAATGCATCTCAAGAAGAAATTCAAACAATTATTACAGATGCAGCTTGGGAAAAATATGAAATTAAAATTACAGATGTACAAGATCAGTTTACACGTGTTGAAAAAGAAGTTGTGCTCAACATGATTGATCGCTCATGGGTTGATCATATTGATGCTATGAGTAAATTACGAGAAGGAATTCATTTGCGCTCATATGCTCAAGATAAGCCACTTCAAGCGTATGTGACTGAAGGATTTGAAATGTTCGAAGAAATGTTAGGACAAATTGCACAAGACATTGTTATGTTCTGTGTAAATGTAAAGATTGAATACAGACAATAG